From the genome of Scytonema hofmannii PCC 7110, one region includes:
- a CDS encoding tellurite resistance TerB family protein has product MGKYDKIFNSTKTTKEKLTAQEAVAAIGVVTSAADSSLDEVDADYIADILWEFLEVFEEYSDDQMLELLDKLIAIAEEDSVGALFNAAKGSLSEDLTLDAYAAGVSLLVDEEEMMIPKGKMNLLKKLQEALGIEDDEAKEVADEVIAAFEEVEEESEDDEFLDDDEPGFEEGSEPQVYESPGKNFVVPIPVDIQRGGMVQAQEGLVSFSDDFGTLLRIDYFPLTPQQKKELESVGHEEYLRSLLLNQYVPQGIVVNLPEAQVKDTKYIEDALDGAYFVLVDMPEGSNISKTGNNGTASRLDAYRGLLGFISGNFLYIVSSQRSFFDGETPGSIEEESERIEESILNFVDTIEFT; this is encoded by the coding sequence ATGGGCAAATACGACAAAATCTTTAACTCTACCAAAACAACCAAAGAGAAACTCACCGCACAAGAAGCGGTAGCAGCGATTGGAGTTGTCACCTCAGCTGCTGATTCTAGCTTGGACGAGGTGGATGCAGACTACATAGCCGATATACTCTGGGAATTTCTGGAAGTTTTTGAAGAATATTCAGACGACCAAATGTTAGAGCTTCTAGATAAACTTATAGCCATTGCGGAAGAAGATAGCGTAGGAGCATTATTTAACGCCGCAAAGGGTTCGCTTTCGGAAGATTTAACACTTGATGCTTATGCTGCAGGGGTTAGCCTCCTTGTGGATGAGGAAGAAATGATGATTCCGAAAGGAAAAATGAATTTGCTGAAAAAGTTACAAGAAGCTCTCGGAATTGAAGATGATGAAGCTAAGGAAGTCGCAGACGAAGTGATAGCCGCCTTTGAAGAAGTAGAGGAAGAATCAGAAGATGACGAATTTCTAGATGATGATGAACCAGGGTTTGAGGAAGGTTCCGAACCACAAGTGTATGAGTCACCTGGAAAAAATTTTGTAGTTCCAATTCCGGTGGACATTCAAAGAGGTGGTATGGTCCAAGCTCAAGAAGGGTTAGTGAGCTTTTCTGATGACTTTGGGACTTTGTTAAGAATTGATTATTTCCCCTTGACACCACAGCAAAAAAAGGAGCTGGAATCTGTAGGACACGAAGAATATCTGCGATCGCTTCTCCTAAATCAGTATGTACCTCAAGGAATCGTTGTTAATTTACCAGAAGCTCAGGTAAAAGATACTAAGTATATAGAGGACGCATTGGATGGGGCTTATTTTGTGCTCGTCGATATGCCTGAAGGTTCAAACATTTCTAAGACGGGAAACAACGGAACCGCTAGCAGATTAGATGCCTATCGAGGACTTTTAGGATTTATCAGTGGTAATTTCCTATATATAGTCAGCAGCCAGCGTAGCTTTTTTGATGGGGAAACTCCCGGTTCAATTGAAGAAGAATCTGAACGAATCGAAGAGAGTATCCTAAATTTTGTTGATACTATCGAGTTTACCTAA
- the ppsA gene encoding phosphoenolpyruvate synthase, translating to MDTATKKTSSHSSSLERSLILWFDEVGIADIPIVGGKNASLGEMIQQLTPKGVNVPIGFATTAYAYRYFIQSAGLEEKLRKLFSDLDVEDVRNLRERGKKARALLLHTPFPTPLRVAIVEAYEALCNRYNPDTDVAVRSSATAEDLPDASFAGQQETYLNVTGVESVLAACHKCFASLFTDRAISYRYIKKFDHFSVALAVGVQKMVRSDLACSGVMFSIETETGFKNSALITAAYGLGENVVQGSVNPDEYYVFKPTLREGYHPIIDKRLGSKELKMVYDDGTKFTKNVLVPQIERNKYALTDEEILQLARWACLIEDHYSQVHNTYTPMDIEWAKDGITNELFIVQARPETVQSQKTQNVLRTYRLSGIGAWGLGTGEKLPQSPLTTPNSPLPLLTGRAVGEAISQGKAHLITDIHKLEDFQAGEVLVTDRTDPDWEPIMKRASAIITNQGGRTCHAAIIARELGVPAIVGCGNATGILKNGQEVTISCAEGEEGRVYEGLLPFEVQEVPLEDLPRTRTQILMNVGNPQEAFSLSAIPNDGVGLARTEFIIANHIQAHPMALIHYDKLNDEFVKDKVATITALYDEKPQYFVDRLAQGVGRIAAAFYPKPVIVRMSDFKSNEYANLLGGRQFEPEEENPMLGWRGAARYYDEGYKEAFALECQAMRRVRDEMGLTNVIPMIPFCRTPNEGRLVLAEMAKNGLKQGVNDLQVYVMCELPNNVILAEDFAQIFDGFSIGSNDLTQLTLGLDRDSALVSRLFDERGEGVKQMVRLAIAAAKKYNRKIGICGQAPSDYPEFAQFLVEQGIDSISLNPDSVLKTMLEIAKVENSDQ from the coding sequence ATGGATACGGCAACAAAAAAGACTTCATCACACTCATCCTCACTCGAGCGATCGCTCATCCTCTGGTTTGATGAGGTTGGCATTGCTGATATACCAATTGTTGGTGGCAAAAACGCCTCCTTAGGTGAGATGATTCAACAACTTACGCCAAAAGGTGTAAATGTACCGATTGGGTTTGCGACCACGGCTTATGCTTATCGCTATTTTATTCAATCGGCTGGGTTAGAAGAGAAACTGCGAAAACTTTTTTCTGACTTAGATGTAGAGGATGTCAGAAATTTGCGGGAACGAGGAAAAAAAGCAAGAGCATTGCTACTCCACACACCATTTCCAACACCATTGCGAGTTGCCATTGTTGAAGCTTACGAAGCTCTCTGCAACCGATACAATCCAGATACAGATGTCGCAGTGCGATCCAGTGCAACGGCTGAAGACCTTCCTGATGCGAGTTTTGCAGGTCAGCAAGAAACATACCTCAACGTGACTGGTGTAGAGAGTGTGTTAGCCGCATGTCATAAATGCTTTGCATCCTTATTCACAGACAGAGCTATTTCTTATCGATATATTAAAAAATTTGACCATTTTAGCGTTGCCCTTGCTGTTGGCGTACAAAAAATGGTACGTTCCGATCTGGCATGCTCTGGCGTCATGTTCTCAATTGAAACCGAAACAGGCTTCAAAAATTCTGCATTGATAACAGCAGCATACGGATTGGGAGAAAACGTAGTCCAAGGTTCCGTCAACCCAGACGAATACTATGTTTTTAAACCGACTTTACGAGAAGGTTACCACCCAATTATTGATAAAAGACTGGGCAGCAAAGAATTAAAAATGGTCTATGATGATGGCACAAAATTTACCAAAAATGTCTTAGTGCCTCAAATAGAAAGAAATAAATATGCTTTAACAGATGAGGAAATTTTACAACTAGCCCGTTGGGCTTGTTTGATAGAAGATCATTATTCTCAAGTTCACAACACCTACACACCGATGGACATTGAGTGGGCAAAAGATGGCATTACAAACGAATTGTTCATCGTCCAAGCCCGTCCGGAAACAGTTCAATCACAAAAGACGCAAAATGTTTTAAGAACATATCGTTTATCAGGTATTGGAGCATGGGGACTGGGAACTGGGGAAAAGTTACCCCAATCCCCACTCACCACTCCCAACTCCCCACTCCCCCTTCTTACAGGACGTGCTGTTGGAGAAGCAATCAGTCAAGGAAAAGCGCACCTAATTACAGATATACACAAACTTGAAGATTTCCAAGCCGGAGAAGTTTTAGTAACAGATAGAACCGATCCTGATTGGGAACCAATTATGAAAAGAGCAAGTGCGATTATTACCAACCAAGGGGGGCGGACTTGCCATGCAGCGATTATTGCACGAGAATTAGGTGTACCTGCAATTGTAGGATGTGGCAATGCTACGGGAATTTTAAAAAACGGTCAAGAAGTTACCATTTCTTGTGCTGAAGGGGAAGAAGGCAGAGTTTATGAGGGATTATTACCCTTTGAAGTCCAAGAAGTCCCGTTAGAAGATTTGCCTCGCACTCGCACTCAGATACTCATGAATGTGGGTAACCCTCAAGAAGCATTTAGTCTATCTGCAATTCCCAACGATGGAGTCGGTTTGGCAAGAACAGAATTTATTATTGCTAACCACATCCAAGCCCATCCAATGGCATTGATTCATTACGACAAGCTCAATGATGAATTTGTCAAAGATAAAGTTGCAACAATAACCGCACTTTATGATGAGAAACCGCAATATTTTGTTGATAGACTCGCTCAAGGTGTTGGTAGAATTGCGGCTGCTTTTTATCCCAAACCAGTTATAGTGCGGATGTCAGATTTTAAGAGTAATGAATACGCTAACTTGTTGGGTGGTAGACAGTTTGAACCGGAAGAAGAAAACCCAATGCTGGGATGGCGGGGTGCAGCACGTTACTATGATGAAGGCTACAAAGAAGCTTTTGCTTTGGAGTGCCAAGCTATGAGACGAGTTAGGGACGAAATGGGATTAACAAATGTGATTCCAATGATTCCCTTCTGTCGCACTCCTAATGAGGGACGTCTGGTGTTGGCAGAAATGGCAAAAAATGGTTTAAAGCAGGGTGTCAACGATTTGCAAGTTTACGTGATGTGCGAGTTACCCAATAATGTCATTCTGGCTGAGGATTTTGCACAAATTTTTGACGGGTTTTCTATAGGTTCCAATGACTTGACTCAACTGACACTGGGCTTAGATAGAGATTCTGCTCTAGTGTCGCGGTTGTTCGATGAACGCGGCGAAGGAGTCAAGCAAATGGTCAGGTTAGCGATCGCCGCCGCCAAAAAGTACAATCGAAAAATTGGCATTTGCGGTCAAGCACCCAGCGATTACCCAGAATTTGCTCAATTTCTAGTGGAACAGGGAATTGATTCCATTAGCCTCAATCCCGATTCCGTGTTAAAAACTATGTTGGAGATCGCTAAAGTAGAAAACAGTGACCAGTGA
- a CDS encoding AAA-like domain-containing protein, producing MAEPSIYTVGGTVQANDQGLYIPRRADEELLTLCRDAAFAYVLTPRQLGKSSLMIRTAEQLIEEGIQSVIIDLPLIGTQITPEQWYKGLLVTIADQLMLTTSVEQWWQARDGIGVTQRLTQFFEQVLLTEIPDRVVIFVDEIDTTLKLDFTDDFYAAIRSLYVARARNSEFHRLSFVLIGNRWVATAGWDSTARLWDLTSSNPSASTKIIKFDPDERVVRVAFSQDGRWLAAGSWNYQVQLQDMNNLAKESVLLKGHGGRVLGLEFSPDNQWLATSSEDHTIRLWNPMDITAAPIVLRGHKASVGSLAFSSDSRWILSGSNDVRLWQIGVDNLITVACRTAGRNLTQQEWQQAFGNEPYRKTCPI from the coding sequence ATGGCTGAACCAAGCATTTACACTGTTGGTGGTACTGTCCAAGCAAACGACCAGGGGTTGTATATTCCCCGACGTGCTGATGAAGAACTACTGACGCTGTGTCGTGATGCAGCTTTTGCCTACGTCCTCACCCCCCGCCAGTTGGGAAAATCCAGCTTGATGATCCGGACAGCAGAACAGTTAATTGAGGAAGGCATTCAATCTGTGATTATTGATTTGCCACTGATTGGTACTCAAATTACCCCAGAGCAATGGTATAAAGGGTTACTTGTAACTATTGCCGACCAACTGATGCTGACAACTAGTGTAGAGCAGTGGTGGCAAGCACGTGATGGCATAGGTGTGACACAACGGCTGACACAATTTTTTGAACAGGTGTTATTGACAGAAATACCAGATCGTGTTGTGATTTTTGTTGATGAAATTGACACTACCCTCAAACTAGATTTCACGGATGATTTTTACGCAGCGATTCGTTCCCTTTACGTAGCGCGTGCTAGAAATTCCGAATTCCATCGCCTTTCCTTTGTTTTAATTGGTAATCGTTGGGTAGCAACAGCAGGTTGGGATAGTACAGCCAGACTGTGGGATCTCACCTCAAGTAACCCCTCAGCAAGTACAAAGATTATAAAATTCGATCCGGATGAGCGTGTTGTTCGTGTTGCTTTCAGTCAAGATGGTCGCTGGTTGGCTGCTGGCTCTTGGAATTACCAGGTGCAGTTACAAGATATGAATAATCTTGCCAAAGAATCGGTTTTGCTAAAGGGACATGGAGGACGTGTTCTTGGTCTAGAATTTAGCCCCGATAACCAATGGCTAGCAACTTCGAGTGAAGACCATACCATTCGCCTGTGGAATCCTATGGATATCACTGCTGCACCAATTGTGTTGCGCGGACATAAAGCTAGTGTCGGATCTTTAGCCTTTAGCTCTGATAGTCGATGGATTCTCAGTGGTAGTAATGATGTCCGTCTCTGGCAGATCGGTGTTGATAACCTCATTACAGTTGCTTGTCGTACAGCTGGTCGTAACTTGACTCAGCAGGAATGGCAACAAGCTTTTGGCAACGAACCCTATCGTAAAACCTGTCCAATCTAA
- a CDS encoding KGGVGR-motif variant AAA ATPase — MKSLRLLTWLDVRRVIRHQTKYGRKLPEGVARIRCFSDGVEIELLNDKNKNIATNTLKEWFGDWYQEEESVIQLDLGDAILPVEFIPGEEPCTTDISLRPFWEEIAYLDSDSNIETVVTKPVKLPEPYTEKPSLIAFYSFKGGVGRTLCLAAHLFALLDRAKEIDKAITVLVIDADLEAPGLTYWNRFEKQQPTVSFIDFLEVYHYSPIEREETLSWFAKEVEKSPKNEGKAIVYFLPACLEDNQLLDTPILPEQLVSSPGSAWECGNAIHSLGQAIGADYVLIDLRAGLSEISSPIIFDPRIQRFLVSTINDQSVRGISLVLKQVGQIAPSKAKVDDESYYDPSVIVSMLTPEMKSLPAFEDALFRFQSVYVQPEEDNLYSTRLEIKETYFAQDLLYVNNWEDARFKLSQTTVMKVAHVWAEEQLQIATIQELLLKPIEKHERLADVRRLKDLCQQYEYAEQGRGEDLLVTEPLKNLASSFRDELPHVVSIGAKGAGKTFNYIQLSRFKYWENFFNRIDNKAPQLIQQTHIFPLLESSNVQDNAKTIINEARNEVRVAFGNSVSEFLASEFRDRIKRAIVSESWSEPEWTEFWISEMSKSVGIHIEGDRPAILGSINRKLKEQGLRIIFLFDGLEDVFPNIASSKQEKIALKALIDDLPKKLSEVRQSHLGVIIFLRRDFLRYTITQNLKQFENLYRSYDLSWDKDSFLRLVFWLCSESEVIGAEKGSIDSLGKEELEKLWGKRLGSDNAKEAYTASWVFAALTDFNGRLQARDIVRFLYHAADITVNRSKEVQFEKWSSSRLLPPEAIRRALKPCSEKKVEEAKEEYPEFKAWVDDILPKYTPEQRKIPFAVEQFDMEQQTVRMLEDMGVIYEDKEKQEEARFYMPEIFREGLGFSGKGARPRILVLKRKVLGKGIL; from the coding sequence ATGAAATCTCTTAGATTACTAACTTGGCTAGATGTTAGAAGGGTAATTCGTCATCAGACTAAATATGGTCGTAAATTACCTGAGGGAGTAGCTAGAATTCGTTGTTTTTCCGATGGTGTAGAGATTGAGCTTCTTAATGATAAGAATAAAAATATTGCGACAAATACATTAAAGGAATGGTTTGGGGACTGGTATCAAGAAGAAGAATCAGTCATTCAACTTGACCTAGGTGACGCTATATTACCAGTAGAGTTTATACCTGGTGAAGAGCCATGCACAACTGATATCTCTCTGCGCCCATTTTGGGAAGAAATTGCTTATCTTGATAGTGACTCAAATATAGAAACTGTAGTAACAAAACCAGTTAAGCTTCCAGAGCCTTATACAGAAAAGCCTAGTTTAATAGCCTTTTATTCTTTTAAAGGCGGTGTAGGAAGAACATTGTGTTTAGCAGCGCATCTTTTTGCTTTGCTAGATAGAGCTAAAGAGATAGATAAAGCCATAACTGTATTGGTTATTGATGCTGATTTAGAAGCTCCTGGGCTTACTTATTGGAATCGCTTTGAAAAGCAACAACCTACTGTTTCTTTCATTGATTTTCTTGAAGTTTACCACTACTCCCCTATTGAAAGAGAAGAAACACTTTCATGGTTTGCTAAGGAAGTTGAAAAATCTCCTAAAAATGAAGGAAAAGCAATTGTTTATTTTTTACCTGCGTGTCTTGAAGATAATCAATTGCTAGATACACCTATTTTACCCGAACAGTTGGTTTCAAGTCCAGGTTCTGCTTGGGAATGCGGCAACGCTATACATAGTTTAGGTCAAGCTATTGGTGCTGATTATGTACTTATTGATTTGAGAGCAGGCTTGAGCGAAATATCTAGTCCTATTATCTTCGATCCAAGAATTCAGCGTTTCTTGGTATCAACGATTAATGACCAGTCTGTCAGAGGTATAAGTCTTGTTCTTAAGCAAGTTGGTCAAATCGCACCATCAAAAGCAAAAGTCGATGATGAAAGTTATTACGATCCATCTGTAATCGTGAGTATGTTAACGCCAGAAATGAAATCATTACCAGCATTTGAAGATGCGCTATTTAGATTTCAGTCTGTGTACGTGCAGCCGGAAGAAGATAATTTATATTCTACTAGATTGGAAATAAAAGAAACCTATTTTGCTCAAGATTTACTGTATGTTAATAACTGGGAAGATGCGCGTTTCAAACTCAGCCAAACTACGGTCATGAAAGTAGCTCATGTATGGGCAGAAGAACAATTACAAATTGCTACAATTCAAGAGCTACTATTAAAACCTATAGAAAAACACGAACGACTTGCAGATGTACGCCGACTTAAAGATTTATGTCAGCAATACGAATATGCTGAACAAGGTCGAGGAGAAGATTTATTAGTTACAGAGCCATTAAAAAACTTAGCAAGCAGTTTTAGAGACGAATTACCTCATGTAGTATCAATTGGAGCCAAAGGTGCTGGAAAAACTTTTAACTACATACAGTTATCACGTTTCAAATATTGGGAAAATTTTTTTAATCGTATTGATAATAAAGCTCCCCAATTAATTCAACAAACACATATTTTTCCTTTACTTGAATCAAGCAATGTTCAGGATAATGCTAAAACTATTATCAATGAAGCCAGAAATGAGGTTAGAGTAGCTTTTGGTAACAGTGTTTCTGAGTTTTTGGCTTCAGAATTTAGAGATAGGATTAAAAGAGCAATTGTATCAGAATCGTGGAGTGAACCAGAATGGACAGAATTTTGGATTAGTGAAATGTCAAAATCTGTTGGCATTCATATTGAAGGCGATCGTCCCGCTATTCTTGGTAGTATAAATCGTAAATTGAAAGAACAAGGATTACGTATTATATTTTTGTTTGATGGCTTAGAGGATGTTTTTCCAAATATTGCATCAAGTAAGCAAGAGAAGATTGCCTTGAAAGCTTTGATTGATGATTTACCAAAAAAGCTATCTGAAGTTAGGCAATCTCATCTCGGAGTTATAATTTTTCTGCGGCGTGATTTTCTCCGTTATACAATTACCCAAAACTTGAAACAGTTTGAAAACTTATACCGTTCTTATGATTTATCTTGGGATAAAGATTCTTTTTTAAGGTTAGTTTTTTGGCTTTGTAGTGAGTCAGAAGTCATAGGTGCAGAAAAAGGGAGTATCGATAGCCTAGGTAAAGAAGAATTAGAGAAGTTATGGGGTAAAAGACTAGGATCGGATAATGCTAAAGAAGCTTATACAGCCTCTTGGGTATTTGCAGCTTTAACTGATTTTAATGGCAGACTTCAAGCAAGGGATATTGTTCGTTTCTTATACCATGCGGCAGACATAACAGTAAATAGATCTAAAGAAGTGCAATTTGAGAAGTGGTCTAGCAGCCGCCTTTTACCTCCTGAAGCAATTCGTCGTGCTTTAAAGCCATGTAGTGAAAAGAAAGTGGAAGAAGCAAAAGAAGAGTACCCAGAGTTTAAGGCATGGGTTGATGACATACTTCCTAAGTATACCCCAGAGCAACGAAAAATTCCCTTTGCTGTTGAACAATTTGATATGGAGCAGCAAACAGTAAGAATGTTAGAAGACATGGGAGTGATTTACGAAGATAAAGAAAAACAAGAAGAAGCACGGTTTTATATGCCAGAAATCTTTCGTGAGGGTCTAGGTTTTTCTGGTAAAGGAGCACGACCTCGTATATTGGTATTGAAACGTAAGGTATTGGGAAAAGGAATTTTGTAA
- a CDS encoding AAA-like domain-containing protein, which yields MKKILILTANPKDTDNLRLNDEVREIQMGLERARRRDKFEIISRWAVRPDDLRRALLDYEPQIVHFSGHGAGTQGLVLENSDGMMQLVSASSLARLFKLFQNKVECVLLNACYSEVQAEAICQHIDYVIGMNQAIGDRAAIDFAVGFYDALGAGRSLEDAFEFGRIAIDLESLPESATPTLKKRLSSTEKVSATPQSRIFISYKRNAEPDQTVALQVFQALSQQHEVFIDRAMLVGTPWAEKIEAELRQADFLIVFLSQRAVHSEMVELEIATAYHLAKEQKGHPVILPVRLDYREPFQYPLSVFLNEINWALWQGNEDTENLIAELRRAIAGDFLSISTKESKLDLLRISPPAPLPRPSPSAQPVPLEMPEGTMDSESQFYIERPQDAIAIATMKRQGITLTIKGPRQMGKSSLLIRVIDGAMKVGKQVAFLDFQLFDQDTLTNADIFYLQFCTILTEQLGMPNRTAEFWKQGVGNNQRCTRYMQSYLLKELSGSLVLAMDEVDRIFDAEFRSDFFSMLRSWHNNRALPTMRVWKKFDLALVTATEPYHLIANLHQSPFNVGEVLLLEDFTPEQVADLNQRHGSPLTPLQTNQLMELLHGHPYLVRRALYLVASQQITAEELFAKAIGDRGPFSDHLRYHLFRIYEKKDLVQGFLQTIRNNTCPDERIARLLSAAGLVRREGQIVVPRCQLYADYFQEHLHG from the coding sequence GTGAAAAAGATTCTGATTCTGACCGCCAATCCTAAAGACACGGATAATTTACGCCTCAATGATGAGGTACGAGAAATTCAAATGGGTTTAGAACGGGCGCGTAGACGTGATAAATTTGAAATTATCTCGCGCTGGGCGGTGCGTCCTGATGATTTGCGACGGGCGTTGTTGGACTATGAACCGCAAATTGTGCATTTTTCTGGACATGGAGCAGGAACTCAAGGATTAGTTCTGGAAAATAGCGACGGAATGATGCAGTTGGTGAGTGCTTCATCTCTAGCGCGGTTATTCAAACTCTTCCAAAATAAAGTGGAGTGTGTCTTATTGAATGCTTGCTATAGTGAGGTGCAAGCAGAAGCAATTTGCCAACACATTGATTATGTTATTGGTATGAATCAGGCGATCGGCGATCGCGCCGCTATTGATTTTGCCGTGGGCTTTTACGATGCGTTAGGTGCTGGGCGATCGCTAGAAGATGCCTTTGAATTTGGTCGTATAGCCATTGATTTAGAAAGTCTTCCGGAGTCAGCAACACCAACACTCAAGAAACGATTATCATCTACTGAAAAAGTGTCCGCAACACCACAAAGTCGCATCTTCATCAGCTATAAGCGTAACGCTGAACCCGACCAAACGGTAGCACTACAGGTGTTTCAAGCACTCAGCCAACAGCATGAGGTGTTTATCGATCGGGCAATGCTAGTCGGTACACCTTGGGCAGAAAAGATTGAAGCGGAATTACGACAGGCAGATTTTTTAATTGTGTTTCTCTCACAAAGAGCCGTTCATAGCGAGATGGTAGAACTGGAGATTGCCACAGCATATCATCTAGCAAAAGAGCAGAAGGGACATCCGGTCATTTTGCCAGTGCGTCTGGACTATCGAGAACCGTTTCAGTATCCATTGAGTGTTTTTCTAAACGAGATTAACTGGGCATTGTGGCAAGGAAATGAAGACACAGAGAACTTGATTGCAGAGTTAAGACGGGCGATCGCAGGCGATTTTCTTTCCATCAGCACAAAAGAGTCCAAACTTGACTTGCTGCGAATCTCTCCACCAGCACCTTTACCGCGCCCATCTCCCTCTGCTCAACCAGTACCCTTGGAAATGCCAGAAGGGACAATGGACTCAGAATCTCAATTTTACATTGAGCGTCCCCAAGATGCGATCGCGATCGCCACCATGAAGCGCCAAGGAATCACTTTAACAATCAAAGGTCCCCGTCAAATGGGCAAAAGTTCGCTGCTAATTCGGGTCATTGATGGAGCGATGAAAGTTGGGAAACAGGTAGCATTTCTGGATTTTCAACTATTTGACCAAGATACCCTCACCAATGCAGATATTTTTTATCTGCAATTTTGTACGATATTAACCGAACAATTGGGAATGCCCAACCGAACGGCAGAATTCTGGAAACAAGGGGTAGGTAACAATCAGCGTTGTACCCGCTATATGCAGTCTTATTTGCTTAAGGAACTGAGTGGTTCCTTGGTTTTGGCAATGGATGAAGTCGATCGGATTTTTGATGCTGAATTTCGTTCTGACTTTTTTAGTATGTTACGCAGTTGGCACAATAATCGTGCCTTACCCACTATGCGGGTTTGGAAAAAGTTCGATCTGGCGCTAGTGACTGCTACCGAACCCTATCATTTGATTGCCAACCTACATCAATCCCCCTTTAACGTAGGTGAAGTTTTGCTGCTGGAAGACTTTACACCAGAACAAGTTGCCGATCTCAATCAAAGACATGGTTCGCCGTTAACGCCATTGCAAACAAACCAACTGATGGAATTATTACATGGTCATCCTTATTTAGTGCGGCGAGCACTATATTTGGTTGCCAGCCAGCAGATAACAGCAGAAGAGTTATTTGCGAAAGCAATAGGCGATCGCGGTCCATTTAGCGACCATCTAAGGTATCATTTGTTTCGTATCTATGAAAAAAAAGACCTAGTGCAGGGATTCCTCCAAACAATTCGCAACAACACCTGTCCAGATGAGAGAATTGCCCGCTTACTGAGTGCAGCAGGTTTAGTCCGGCGCGAAGGTCAGATAGTTGTGCCTCGGTGTCAACTCTATGCCGACTATTTCCAGGAGCACCTGCATGGCTGA
- a CDS encoding aspartyl protease family protein codes for MTSSGIEKMGKVTNTITITNHIDQILATRGFILEEQVRSVTLDNVLVDTGATRLCLPRNIIIDLGLPLQGEVDVKTATGIVKARIYKELHIVVEGREGLFNCIELPEDSDPLLGLIPLEDLGLEPDLMNQKLRILPEYGKNTYLMVL; via the coding sequence ATGACATCCAGCGGTATAGAAAAAATGGGTAAAGTTACTAATACCATCACAATTACTAACCATATTGACCAGATTCTTGCAACTAGAGGGTTTATATTGGAAGAACAAGTGCGATCGGTTACATTAGATAATGTTTTAGTTGATACTGGAGCAACAAGGCTTTGCTTACCTAGAAATATTATTATTGATTTAGGATTACCTCTTCAAGGAGAAGTAGATGTTAAAACAGCTACGGGAATAGTAAAAGCTCGTATTTATAAAGAATTGCATATAGTCGTTGAAGGACGAGAAGGATTATTTAATTGCATTGAATTACCGGAGGATTCAGACCCATTATTAGGATTAATACCGTTAGAAGATTTAGGATTAGAACCTGACTTAATGAATCAAAAACTGCGGATTTTACCAGAATATGGAAAAAACACTTATTTGATGGTTTTATAA